GAGCGCGGGTCTTCATCTCGGCAAGGATTACTATTTTCTCCCAGCGGAGGAAGCGCGCCGCGTGCTGGTCGAAGGCTGGGGAAACCCGCCGGAGACGGCGAACGGCGTGCTCGGCATGGTCTTCCCCGCCGGCAAGACCTTCGCCGACGACGTGTGGGGCGCGGTAATCACGTTCGAGCCGACGGGCTGGGTCAGCGATGACGACGCCAAGAGCACCGACTATCAGGAACTCGTCGAGCAGATGCAGTCCGGCGAGGAGGAACTCAACGCCGAACGCACCAAACAGGGTTATCCCGCCCAGCATCTCGTCGGCTGGGCCCAACAGCCCGCTTACGACGTGCGCACCCACAGCGTTGTCTGGGCGCAGAACATCCAGTTCGCCGGCGCCGAGCGCAACACGCTCAACTATGACGTGCGCCTGCTCGGCCGCAACGGCGTGCTCAGCCTCAACATGGTGACGAGCATGGACAAGCTCGCCGAGACCCGCACGGCCGCCGCGAAGTTCGCGCAAGCCGCCGCGTTCGACACCGGCGCACGCTATGCCGACTACAAGCCCGGCATCGACAAGAAGGCGGAGTTCGGCGTCGGCGGGCTGGTCGCCGCGGGCGTGGGCGTCGCCGCGGCGAAGAAGCTGGGCCTGCTCGGCATCATCCTCGCCTTCGGCAAGAAGTTCATCG
The nucleotide sequence above comes from Sphingosinicella sp. BN140058. Encoded proteins:
- a CDS encoding DUF2167 domain-containing protein, translating into MAKLKLILALCASIAVAPVQAQAPSNEQQAAMRQAEALMRDLHPVTGDVRIPEASAGLHLGKDYYFLPAEEARRVLVEGWGNPPETANGVLGMVFPAGKTFADDVWGAVITFEPTGWVSDDDAKSTDYQELVEQMQSGEEELNAERTKQGYPAQHLVGWAQQPAYDVRTHSVVWAQNIQFAGAERNTLNYDVRLLGRNGVLSLNMVTSMDKLAETRTAAAKFAQAAAFDTGARYADYKPGIDKKAEFGVGGLVAAGVGVAAAKKLGLLGIILAFGKKFIVLLLAGGAAIAGAVRRLFGGRKAEDEGYASDYGSGSAAFEDTPAETAAEPTPDRTAP